The nucleotide sequence TGACCGCTACATTGGGCGTATAGAGAAGATGGAGGAACTCGATTTCACCGCGGAAAAGGAGTCCCTCAAAGCCCTTATGCGGACCCTGCGGGAGAGCCTGCACCTGGTAGACGAAACCGAGCTTAACGAGGCGGAATTGGAACGTCTCTCGGACCAGATAGACCAGGAGTTCTACGCCCCGGCGGCGGAATTACTGGAAAAAATCCTGGAGCGGGTAGCAATCCCCTTAAAACTGGCAAACGCGGAGAATTAACCCTCCGCGAGGCTGCCTGCAAGACCGATCTTCTCTGCCACTGGGCGCATCCCGGCAATAGTTTCCGCAATAAGTTCAGAAAGCTCCATCTCCAGCATCTCTGCCCCTTTGGCGATAATTTTCCGGTTTGCCCCGGCGGCAAAAGCCTTCTGATTCCATTTTTTCTTTACCGATTTCGCGCTCATATCCAGGATACTCTTCGAGGGCCTCACCAGGGCGGTGGCGGTGACCAGGCCGGTAAGTTCATCGGTGGCAAAAAGAACTTTTTCCATCTCGCTTTTCGGTTCCACATCGGTGACGATACCCCATCCGTGGCTCACTACAGCACGGATAAGCTCTTCCGGCCAGCCCCGCTCTGTGAGTATCTCTTCTGTCTTTTTGCAGTGTTCATCCGGCCATTTTTCATAGTCCAGATCATGTACCAGGCCAACAACTCCCCAGACCTCCGGGTCTTCTCCAAAACGGGAAGCAAAATGGCGCATCACCGCCTCTACACTCAGGGCGTGTTTAATCAAGCTGTCACTCTGATTGAACTCGGTTACGAGGGCGTAAGCCTCTTCTCTTGTTGGATAATCAGCCATTGCTGCAGACTCCTTTTTGTATGAAATTAGCTGCCGGTTTGATTCTATCACATTCCGCTTGCCGCCGCACGCCCCGGCAGGTTATGCTTGAGAGCTATGAAAGGTGTAATTGTCGCTGCGGGCTACGGGACCCGCTTTTTACCGGTAACAAAAACTGTACCCAAGGAGATGCTGCCCCTGATCGACAGGCCGGCCATCGACTTTATTATGGATGAGTTTGCCGCGGCGGGTATAAACGAGGTGCTGGTCATCAGTTCCCGGAGAAAAAAGGCCCTGGAGGACTACTTTGACCGGGAGGTGGAGCTGGAATCGGTCTTTCAAAAAGAGGGGGCTAAAGCTAAGCTCGCCAGGATACGGCCGCCAGAGATGAAGATATTCTTTACCCGGCAACAAGAGATGCGCGGTACCGGAGACGCCCTGCTCTGCGCCCGTCCATTTTGCGGCAGCGAGCCTTTTGTGGTAGCGTACCCCGATGATCTGCACTTTGGCGAGGTCCCCCTGGCGCGGCAGCTCGTGTCTCTCTATGAAAAGACCGGCTGCTCGATAATGTCCGCCCTTCACGATCCTCCGAACCTGGAACGCTACGGCGTTCTTGCCCTGGCCGACGACCGTCTGCACGTTACGGACATCGTGGAAAAGCCCGCTCCGGGAACAGAACCAAGCAAAGAGGCCTCAATCGGCCGCTACCTTTTTACGCCGGAGATTTTTAAACACCTGGAAGCAGGCTGGAAACAGCACCTGGCGGGCCCCAACCCGGAGAGCGAGTACTTCCACATTTACGCTCTTAAACAGTTGATGACCGGGGGAAAGGTTGTCTACCACCCTATAGAAGGTGAGCGCCTGGATACCGGGGCCCCGGCGGGCTACCTGCGCGCCCTGCTGCGCTACGCATCCAAAGATCCGGAACTGGCGGCGGAGATAAAGGCAGCGGCGGCCAGGCTAAAGTAAGGCGAGCGGGCGGCCTTTATCAGGAAGAAATTTTAAGCCGCCCGCTGGCGCTTGATTCAGGAGGATTGAAGAGGATTTTCTATATTTTCCCTACCTATATATTTTTATTCCGAAAATCTCCGTGCCCTCCGAGAGCTCCGTGAGAAATTCCCTCTCACAAAGCCCGCAAAGAAGGAAAGACAACTATATATCCGTTTATCCTTCCCATCCTGTACATCTTTGTTTCTCTTTTCCCCTGATCCGTGCTAATCCAAATAATCAAGCCGTGCGTCAGCACGGCGGGCGGCCTTTTCCAAGAAGAAATCCTGGCCACCCGCTACGCTTGATTTAAGAGGATTTTTTCATCCGTCCCATCTTAACTATTTTTATATCCAAAAATTCTCTGTGTTCTCCGAGACTCTGTGGTAAATCTCCCCAATCCTCCCCATCCTGTGTATCTTTGTTCCTCTCTGTTCCCTGAACCGGGCGCTTACAATAAGATCAAGCATAACTTTCGCCACTTTTGTGTTTGTAGTATAATTAAAGCTGTGATAGCCAACGTCGTTGTTAAAAAAAATATAAAAGACTCATCGCACCGGGATGACTTGGAGTACTGGCTCAGCCGTCCGGCACCTGAGCGCATCGCCGCGATAGAAAACCTGAGGCACCAATACTATGGATACACACCCCGATTACAAAGAGTTGTTAGAGTTATTCAACAAAAGAAGGGTTGAATACGTAATCGTCGGCGCCCATGCCTTGGCCTTGTACGGTGTACCGCGTTTTACCGGCGATATTGATATTATGATTCGGCCGACTCAGGAAAACGGAGAATGTATCATTAAGGCACTGGAAGAGTTTGGATTCAGTTTTTCTGATCTTTCCTCAGCCGATTTTGCGGACCCGGACAAGGTAATTCAACTCGGCTACCCTCCTGTTCGGATTGATTTAATAACATCCATTTCCGGTCTTACCTGGGAGCAGGTGGATTCAGGAAAAACCCTTGATTACTATGGAGATGTCCCTGTTAACTTCATTGGGCGCAAGGAACTGATTATTAACAAACGGGCCTCCGGTCGTAAAAAAGACCTTGCCGACTTGGAATCTCTTGGAGAAGAATGACTTTTTCCCTCTCGTCCACTAATCAACGGCAATCCTGAGACTAAACAAAGTGTAGATCCCGAGCGTCTTTTCTCAAGGAAAAATTCAGGCCGCCCGCTGACGCTTGATTAAGAGGATTGAAGAGGATTTTTTCATCCGTCCCATCTTAACTATTTTTATATCGAAAAAATCTCCGTGTTCTCCGAGGCCCTGCGGCAAATCTCTTCTATCCTTCCCATCCTGTACATCTGTGTTTCTTCTTTTCCTAATCCGGGCTAATCCTCAAAATCAAGCCGTGCGTCAGCACGGCGGGCGGCCTTTCTCACAGAAGCATTCAAGCCACCCGCTGACACTTGATTCAGGAAGATTGAGGAGGATTTTTTCTTCCCATCCTGTACATCCTTGTTTCTCTTCTTCCCTTGATCCTCAGCATGATCCCAAACGCTCCAGACGGTCATAGAATCCCTGGGCTTCTTCATCCCGTCCCCGTTTTCGCGCTCCGGCGGACCAGATATCCAGCTTGTTATTCAGCATGACCAGGGTCTCAGACCGGTGTTCCTGCGGCAGGCGCTCCTGCTCCAGCAGCCGGAAAAGGGCCTCGATGCGGAACTCTTCGATCTGGCCGTGTTTTTCGGAAAGCTGCTCCCAATCTCCTGCTCTCTTAATCGTGAGGGCTTCATCTATGTAGGCAACGGGATAGCGGCTGGTAACGCGCAGCCAGAATTCGTAATCCTCCGCCACCTCCAGGGATTCATCGAAGCCCCCGAGCTCTTCGAAGGCGGACTTCCGCATCAGTACCGTGGAGGGGCCGATGGTACACTTCCAGAGGGCGTCGGTAAAAATATTCCCTTTTCTGGCATGCTTCTGCCCTTTCTGGCTCACCGTTTTTGTTCCCCGCCGCCAGAGCTCACGGGTGTGAATCAGCGGTACATCCGGCTGTGCATCCAGCAGGGGTACCTGGCGGGAGAGTTTTTCCGGCAGCCAGAGGTCATCGGAATCGAGAAAGGCGAGGTATTCACCCCGGGAGATTTCTGCACCCCGGTTGCGGGCAGCTCCCGGCATACCGCAGCGGGAGGTCTGCAAATAACGGATATCCGGCTCATCGCGCAGCGAGGGTGTATTGTCGTCGGAGCCGTCGTCAACAATAATCAATTCGTAGTCACAGAATATCTGCGCTCTGACTGATTCTATTGCTTCGGTGAGTAGATGATATCGGTTATGAGTGGGAATGATGATGGAGACCTTCGGAGGATTCATGCCGGCAAACCAGATCCGGATGTCCTATTGGACGGGGAGTATGAAATTGACATTTAGAGTATGTGCATTCACAGGTGTTGCACTAGGGTTCTCATAATTATCATGAGCGATTATTCTGCGATTATTGTCCGGTGGATGGTCATAGATTTCTTCATAGTAGACGTTAAGACTCAGTGTTTCTACAACATCTACATCTGCTGTAACACTAACTTGGCGATTCTGGATATCGGCGTAATCAATTGTTTCCGTTATTTGACGGGAATACGGGACTACTGCTCCCAAATCAGTAAAAAGGGTTATCATCGGGTTATCAGCCTGATCATAATACACAACATCTACGGTAGCTGTGACACCAGTAACTTCTATGGTCACAATACATTCCGTCGGAACTGCGGTGGTAAGGTCTTCGGAGCAGGAAAAGAACGCTGCAAGTATCAGGACTGCTACAGCAGTACAGAGCATTCGTTTTATTACAGACTGAAGTATCCTGCTCATTTAACCACCATCACCTTCCTGTACTCGTCGAATCCGGGACCAACTACACGGATAAAGTAGATACCCCGGGCAACAACCCGGCCGCTCCGGTTTCTTCCGTCCCAGGTGGTAGAGTATTCACCTTCGGTCTTGCGGCCCCGTTCAATAACATTGACCAGGTCACCAGCCAGATCGAAAACAGTAATGGTAACCAGACCGGAGTCTTCCATAACATAATGAAGAGTGGCCTTTTCTCCCTGTTCAGGATTGATAACATTGTTGAAAATACTCACTTCTGCGGTCTGCTTTACCAGGTCCTGGACCCGGAAACTCCAGGGCCGTACGGAGCGGTACCAGTCGGAGGCATCGGGCCGGTCGAGTCTGGCAATATACAGGGGATTAGCCCCTGTCAGTTTAAAGAAGAAATCCAGCTTGACACCGGTCCGTATATCAACATCCCCGGCAGAAAAGGTAAACTGCCACAGGTTGGTGCTTCCCGAAGGATGGGGAGCGCCGGTTATACTTCGCGTACTGGCATCGGGATAGGGGAAAGATACCAGTCCGTTTGAGTCGGCGCTCTCCGGAAGCCATAACGAATCCCGGGTGTAGTTTGCCGGGACATTACCGTCAAAGAGAATTTCCGGTGTCGATCCAAGAGGAGCCAGATCGGAATGTATGGAGGCTTCCAGCAGGATATCATCATCCTGCAGGAAAGCGGACCCATCGAAACTCCGTATAAGCCCCAGGCCGCCCCGTTCCGGGCTGATTGAGGTACCGTCGCTGGCCCAGACTGGATTTATCAGGCCGCCGCTGGATATCCCCAGGCCCAGATCGGAGATCCTGTTTGTGATGTCAACCAGTCCGTTATATCCGCTCGGCTGACCAACCCACAGCGGAGAAACAGCGGGAGAGTCCGGCGCGTTATCGTCGATATTCGCAAAGCTCAACAGTTCCCAGTCGGCAATATCGCTTGCGCTCACCGCAGAAGTCATGGTCAGGAGAACCTCCTGCCCGCCGCCGGAACCGGAAACAACGGAGATTGAAGAGACAGCATTACCTGCTGGTCCTGAGAGGTCTAGCTCCGGGACAAGCGCGTCTCCGGCACCGCTTCCGTATACGGGTTCGGAGAAATGAACAAATACCTCGTTCCGTCCCGGAACCGCCAGTGTGTAGCCCACAATCGGATCGGCGTCGTCCCAGGGAACTTCAGGATTAGTCGGGCTTTTGGGCGGTTCATGCGAAACCTGGTAAATCCCGATATTCGAATCCCTCAATTCTCCCGGGTCTGCGATGTACCATGAGGGAGTGACACCGGTGTCCAGATATGGTTTTTCTTCAAGATGGATCCAGAACAGCCTGTCGTTGGAGGACAATCCAGTGCTTACCGGCCCTGACTGGTCATACCCGTTAACCACTATCTGGAAATCGGTAAAATCATCATTCAGGGCGACGGGGACCACGACTTCAATAATGTCGATCCTGCCGTTGCCGTCGGTATCCCGGGTAAAGCTCTCGGATATGTAAACAAAGCGCAGCCAGTCCTCACAGTTATGAACGTATGTATCCGCGGGAACATTGATTGCGGGTATCGCGTAGCTGAACCAGATATCAACATACTGCATATCCAGGGTCGCAGTGCCGTCCATATCGATGGTCCAGTAGGGAGGGGCGGTATTATCCGTTGAACGCAGGGTAATCCAGCTGGTTGTATACGTCCTTGCGGACCAGTCAATTTCCGATTCAGGATCCCCGCCATTCGGCGGATCGGTGTTGTCCCCCCGGACCTGGAACCTCCCTCCCGCCGCAATACTCTGCGTACTGTTGGAGGCAATCTGAATTACTTTTCCCAGCACTCCGTCGGAAAGATCTGTCTCAATCGTATCGTCGGCGACAAAATTATAAAAAGTATTGTCCCCGGAGATTAATGCGTTCACAGGACCGAAGTATCGGACAGTTCCGTTTCCGTGAGCAAAAGTGCCGCCGGCGGCGCCGTTAAAATCCCCCTGGATGCGGATAAGATTCCCGTTTCCGTTCAGAGTACCGGACTGCAGGATAAGATCGCCGTTGATATTGATTGTGGCCGGATCTACCGGAAAGGTTCCCGTGCCGTTGATTGCAAGATCGTAGAAATCAATCAGACGAACTGTACCGTTAGTACCAGTGTAGACCGTCCTTCCGGCTGCAGTATCGGCTGTAGTGATGCTCTGGGTTGCCTGGGTACCCGCAAGATGGAACTCATCAGTGTCTGCATTGAAGTCGATTGTTACGATAGTAAAATTCCGCGCGGCCGCATCAAAAGTAGACCCGCCCGTTATTGTGAGGATATTATCTACATACAGGTCGGATGTAATCAGCGCGGCTGTTGTTCCGGCACTTGCGGTCAGGTTATAGAACCTTCCATTGGTCCCGCCGGTGTTTATCTGTTGAGTGGTACCGTTCAGGACAACAGTACCAGTTCCTGCGGTAAAAGTTCCGCCGCTGCCGTTATTCCAGTCACCTGCTACAGTAATAGTGTAGTTGCCGGAATCATCAAGAACTCCCGCTGCCCCGATGACAACATCATTATCGACTGTAACTCCGCCTCCCAGGGTAGCCGTACCGCTGACCGTCAGATTATAAAAGCTGTTTATCGTGGTGATTCCAGGAGCCGTACCGTCAAGAACAACAACACCGGTACCGGAGCCCGCGTCTCCGACAAAGACAGCGGCACTTTCATCCCAGTCTCCCGCCACCTGTATCGTGCGAGCATCGCCGCTCAACGTTGCCAGCGCGTTTGTCAAACTGACATTCCCGGCAATATCGATCAGACCCGTACCGTCAAGGGTTCCGTTACTCATGCTTAAAGAACCGCTTAGAATCAGGGTATTGTCTGCTGTAACGGTCCCGGCACCGGTAAAACTGGCGTCTGCCGCGTTTATCGTACCGGTCGGCACCGAAGTCCCGCCGCTGACAAGCAGGTCGCCAAGGGTAATCCCCGTTGTACCGGCTGCACTATAGGCACCGTCACTGATGGATAAATCTCCATTGCTGATCGTCACGTTTCCGCTTCCCGAGTGGGTACTGTTGTTATCGGTAATGGAAAAATCTCCCGTCGTTACATTCAAGGCCGCAGGACCCGTTACCGTCAAATCCCCCCCGGAAAGAGTTAAGGTACCGATATTCACCGTTCCTCCGGTATCAGCTGTCACTGAACCGGCAGAGATTGTCGCAAGCCCGGTAACGCTCATCCCACCCGTCAGGGTCAGAGCTCCCGTACCGCTTACCGTCAGGTTATTTGATACGGTAAATCCAGTGCCGTTGGACCGGGTACCGGCTGTAACCTGCAGGTCATAAAAGGTCTCGGCATTCTGGATGGCTCCGGTATTATTCAGGACAACGGTCCCGGTACGTTCCACAAAAGCAGCCGTACCGACACTGTTGTTCCAGTTACCTCCCACAGTCACCTGATAGGGCCCCAAAGCATTTACATCAAGGGCGCCTCCGGTAATATTCAGATTGTTCACAACCGTTATTGCACTTGCAAGGGTAGCCGATCCATTTACCGTCAGATTATAGAAGCTGTTTGTCGTGGTGATTCCAGGAGCCGTACCGTCAAGAACAACAACACCGGTACCGGAGCCCGCGTCTCCGACAAAGACAGCGGCACTTTCATCCCAGTCTCCCGCCACCTGTATCGTGCGGGCATCGCCACTGAGGGTGGCCGCAGCGTTTGTCAAACTGACATTCCCGGCAATATCGATCAGACCCGTACCGTCAAGGGTTCCGTTACTCATGCTTAAAGAACCGCTTAGAGTCAGGGTATTGTCTGCTGTAACGGTCCCGGCACCGGTAAAACTGGCGTCTGCCGCGTTTATCGTACCGGTCGGCACCGAAGTCCCGCCGCTGACAAGCAGGTCGCCAAGGGTAATCCCCGTTGTACCGGCTGCACTATAGGCACCGTCACTGATGGATAAATCTCCATTGCTGATCGTCACGTTTCCGCTTCCCGAGTAGGTACTGTTGTTATCGGTAATGGAAAAATCTCCCGTCGTTACATTCAAGGCCGCAGGACCCGTTACCGTCAAATCCCCCCCGGAAAGAGTTAAGGTACCGATATTCACCGTTCCTCCGGTATCAGCTGTCACTGAACCGGCAGAGATTGTCGCAAGCCCGGTAACGCTCATCCCACCCGTCAGGGTCAGAGCTCCCGTACCGCTTACCGTCAGGTTATTTGATACGGTAAATCCAGTGCCGTTGGACCGGGTACCGGCTGTAACCTGCAGGTCATAAAAGGTCTCGGCATTCTGGATGGCTCCGGTATTATTCAGGACAACGGTCCCGGTACGTTCCACAAAAGCAGCCGTACCGACACTGTTGTTCCAGTTACCTCCCACGGTCACCTGATAGGGCCCCAAAGCATTTATATCAAGGGCCCCTCCGGTAATCGCCAGGGTTCCCAACACCACCAGGGGATCCTGCAGGGTCACGGTGCCGGGGCCGGAGATACTCAGATTATTGAAGGAGTGTCCGGAACTGGTAAGGTCTCCCGCGCCATTCAGATAGACCGTAGAGCCGGTCACTGTAAAGGTATCAAGATTGGTCAGAGTCAGGTCTGCAGCAACGTAGAAATTTACATTCGTTATGTCCAGGACGGTTGTCGCTGCGGTCCCCGCGGAGAAACTGCCGCCCACACGCAGATCATCCAGAGCAGTTAACGATCCCCCGGCGGCTCCTGTACCGATCTGAACATTCCCAAGGGTTTCCCCATTGCTCGTGAGACTTGTTGTACCGTCAAAGATGAGGGTACCGCCGTTGGCGGTAAAACCTGTAGTCGCAGCAAAGGTTACAGCTGTGCCCGAGAGGGTTGTAGTTGATGACGATTCGGTAAAGCTGCTTATTCCGCTTACCGTTCCGTCGATTGAAACAGCACCTGACCCGCCGGAGAAAACCCCGGTTCCGCCGAGATTACCGGTCAGGTTAATGGCTCCGGCACTGCCGATCAGCTCAGCGGTGCCGCTAAGGGTTGTATTGCCAGTAACGGAAAGGTCTGATGAGCTGGTATCAAGGCTTCCGCCGGTGTCTACAGCCAGGGTTCCTCCAACGGAAAGGTCCGAGCTTTGTACGGCATCCCCGGCTATCTGCAGATTAAGAAAAGCATCCGCGGTGCCTTCTGTGGTAATTGCAGGCGCAGTACCGGTGAGCAGTATTGTAGAACCTGCTTCGGTAAAGGAGAAATTCGCAGAAGAGGAGTCCCAATTCCCGGCGATGCTGTGGGTATTGGCGCCTGCAACCCAAGTTCCCCGGGTAAGAGCAAGAGTACCGGTAACTGTCAGATTCCCCAGGGTATTTACTGTGTCCGCCTCCGCGGACTTGTTTATAGTGAGATTATTAAATATATAACTTCCAAGGTCGACAGGTGTCTCCGTTCCATCCAGAATCAGCGTTGACGTGTTGGCAGTGAAGGCCCCGGGTACAAAATAGCCGCCCACGTTGATTGCCGCCGAACCTCCGGTCAAGTCATCTATGGTAACATCGCCATCGATATTTGCCGCCCCTGCACCCAGGCTCAGGCTTCCTATCCCGTCCAGGTCCGGTGTTGTGCCGACGATGGAAAAGGCTTCAGTCCCTGTCTGGCCGCTCGCGTTTAGAACATCGGTAACCGTAACCGCGGCGGCGCTAAGAGAGTTGGCATCAGTCTCCAGGGTTCCGTTAGAAACAGTCAGGGTCCCGGCAACGGAGAGATTATCCGCCTGGCTGAATGTAAACGTGGCGCCGTCGATACTCAGATCAAAATAGTCATTAGCACCGTACTCCTGCACCGTCCCGGATGCTCCGTAGTAGACCGTCTCTCCAGAGTCGGTATCGGTACGGCTGACATTTGTACCCGGGTACCTGCGCAGCTGGCCTCCGTTGTTGTTATAGGAGGTGGTCATGCTAACATCATTGTTTCCGGCATCGAATATTGAGCCGGCGCGTAGTACCAGCGCGTCTGCCGTAACCGTTCCACCTGCATTCAGGGTACTGACGTTGGCCCCGTCGCCAATGGTCAAAGACCCCACGACAGAAAGGTTGGCCCCGGTGCTGAATGTAACGGTATCCTCAAAGGTCAGGTTAAAATAGTCCGTAACACCGTAATCCTGAATATTCCCGCCGGATGAAACTTCGTAGACAACGGTCCCGGAATCGGTGTCGGTCTGATTAATCGTATCTCCACCCCGACGGCGAAGGATCCCATCTATATTGAAGCTGTTGAAAACTGCGAGGTCATTTCCTCCGGTGGAAAGTTCCGCGTTCGTATTTATCTGCAGGGAGTAGATATTGACTCCCCCTGCAGGAACTACCGGCCAGGGCGCTCCGGTATTGGGTATAGTGACCGCGGATTCCTCCCCGGGGACCTGGTTTGGGTTCCAGTTGGCGGCGGTGTTCCAGTCGGTCGACCCGCCGCCACCGTCCCAGCTGATGGCTATGGGAGCAAGTCCGCTGACAGGGACCTCGGTCAGGGCGTTTTCGACAGCATTGTTGCCGGCGTTGTCAATGACACTGGTAAAGGAATCCAGATCGATTTCGCCGGCCGCAGTCCAGCTTCCGCCGGTAGTATCAGAGGTGAGGGTCACTACAAGGTCCGTTAGCGCGGCTCCGAGCGCTACAGTTGCTGTTGCGCCGTCCAGGTCGCCTGTCGGCACCGCTCCGTCAGGTTCTACCTTGAAGTCGGCCGCGTTCATGGCTCCCGGTGTCGAATTTACGCTTACATCCTCACTGAAAGTAAGGGTGAGCAGGGTATAGGTGACCGAACCGAAAGTCCCGGAAACAAGGTCGCCGCCGGTTACCGGAAAGTTCGAGTCCGCTGCCACAAGAACAGGCGGCGCGGAATCTGTGGAGCTTACCGGGGTTCCTCCGTCGTCCGGAACAAGGGTACTGGTCAGAGAGGATGCAAGACTTGTATTTGCCGTTATTTCAACATCGGGAGTGGCCCCGGTGTCCGAGGTTCCCGACTCGTTCAGAACAACAAGAAAGGTATCATCGTTTGCGGCGGAACCCGCGGCGGCTCCGGTGTTGTACCCGGAAACCGTATATCCGGTAACAGCTACGGTTATTGCCGAGAAGTCATCATCCAGATTATCGCCGGTGGTAATCAGAATCCCGTCTATCTGCCCGTTGGCATCCAGGTCGACCGTTTCCCGCGCCACGATTACCGGCGCCGGATTAATAATGTAGAGCTTATCGTCCGATGCAGTATAGCTTGATCCGTCGTCCCAGGACAACTCAAGCTTTCCGTTGGACGCCGCGGTAAAGTTCCGCATTTCCAGATTCGTCAGGGTCAGGATCTCTCCGTTCGCAATCGGCCCGTCAATTCCTATCCGCAGGGTCTTTGTATCAGGATATGTAGTTCCGGTTGTTATCCCGAAAATCGCCCCTCCAAGCCCAGGAGAAACGCCGGTATCAAACTCCCCTGCAAAACCGGAGGGAATACGTACCCGCAAGCCAAAGGCGGAATCGGGTTTTGCAGTTTCCGCGGTCACGGTAATTACGGGAAGAACAGTGTCGCC is from Marispirochaeta sp. and encodes:
- a CDS encoding HDIG domain-containing metalloprotein, whose protein sequence is MADYPTREEAYALVTEFNQSDSLIKHALSVEAVMRHFASRFGEDPEVWGVVGLVHDLDYEKWPDEHCKKTEEILTERGWPEELIRAVVSHGWGIVTDVEPKSEMEKVLFATDELTGLVTATALVRPSKSILDMSAKSVKKKWNQKAFAAGANRKIIAKGAEMLEMELSELIAETIAGMRPVAEKIGLAGSLAEG
- a CDS encoding UTP--glucose-1-phosphate uridylyltransferase, translating into MKGVIVAAGYGTRFLPVTKTVPKEMLPLIDRPAIDFIMDEFAAAGINEVLVISSRRKKALEDYFDREVELESVFQKEGAKAKLARIRPPEMKIFFTRQQEMRGTGDALLCARPFCGSEPFVVAYPDDLHFGEVPLARQLVSLYEKTGCSIMSALHDPPNLERYGVLALADDRLHVTDIVEKPAPGTEPSKEASIGRYLFTPEIFKHLEAGWKQHLAGPNPESEYFHIYALKQLMTGGKVVYHPIEGERLDTGAPAGYLRALLRYASKDPELAAEIKAAAARLK
- a CDS encoding nucleotidyltransferase; its protein translation is MDTHPDYKELLELFNKRRVEYVIVGAHALALYGVPRFTGDIDIMIRPTQENGECIIKALEEFGFSFSDLSSADFADPDKVIQLGYPPVRIDLITSISGLTWEQVDSGKTLDYYGDVPVNFIGRKELIINKRASGRKKDLADLESLGEE
- a CDS encoding glycosyltransferase family A protein; amino-acid sequence: MNPPKVSIIIPTHNRYHLLTEAIESVRAQIFCDYELIIVDDGSDDNTPSLRDEPDIRYLQTSRCGMPGAARNRGAEISRGEYLAFLDSDDLWLPEKLSRQVPLLDAQPDVPLIHTRELWRRGTKTVSQKGQKHARKGNIFTDALWKCTIGPSTVLMRKSAFEELGGFDESLEVAEDYEFWLRVTSRYPVAYIDEALTIKRAGDWEQLSEKHGQIEEFRIEALFRLLEQERLPQEHRSETLVMLNNKLDIWSAGARKRGRDEEAQGFYDRLERLGSC